A section of the Acanthopagrus latus isolate v.2019 chromosome 20, fAcaLat1.1, whole genome shotgun sequence genome encodes:
- the LOC119010359 gene encoding glucagon-like peptide 2 receptor, translated as MPTPLPTWHKRIPTPAGHTFPLFLAFVIFSHPVTASVLESLIAKRTEYLENCNRTLGTLSETGIYCKGTFDMFVCWPHSSPGNVSVPCPAYLPWIGEDDSRRAHRECLENGKWRRIENSSDPWRDDSECKEDHYFKDKEDEMHRQTALRLISVIGYSLSLSSLTLATVLMGLLRKLHCTRNYIHMNLFVSFILRAMAVISKEVMLYVMYSNLPKDDPGWNSYSSSVIALMCKFSKVCMEYFVACNYFWLLVEAIFLHTLLFTAVLTKRRLLKKYMLLGWGTPVLFVTPWTVVKILYENTECWSIVNRWFWWIIRGPITLSVLVIFFIFIKILMLLLSKLKADQVKFTDYRYSLARATLVLIPLLGIHEVVFTVLIDECVEGSSRYARNFINLTLSSFQGFLVAVLYCFANGEVQAELKKRWQIFLFTNHFQVRSCFRGVPLKHLWKCTRGHRPQCSRQSDSYDEGGTSTIHPHLLQVAVRGGGGGLGEVKGQGVKGCDTAGLDFLTRKSLSSSDGEITLGETMEEILEESEF; from the exons aTGCCAACCCCGCTGCCAACCTGGCACAAGAGGATCCCGACGCCAGCAGGACACACCTTCCCGCTCTTCCTCGCTTTTGTCATCTTCAGCCACCCG GTAACAGCCTCAGTGCTTGAAAGTCTGATAGCCAAACGGACCGAATACTTGGAGAACTGCAACAGGACCCTCGGCACACTCTCAGAAACTG GAATCTACTGTAAAGGAacatttgacatgtttgtgtgttggccACATTCATCTCCTGGGAATGTGTCGGTCCCCTGTCCCGCTTACTTACCATGGATCGGCGAGG ACGACTCCAGGAGGGCTCACCGAGAATGTTTAGAGAATGGGAAATGGCGTCGGATTGAGAATTCCTCCGATCCGTGGAGGGATGACTCTGAATGTAAGGAGGACCATTACTTCAAAGACAAG GAGGATGAAATGCATCGCCAGACTGCTCTCAGGCTCATCTCTGTCATTGGCTATTCCCTGTCCCTGTCCTCTCTCACACTGGCCACTGTCCTGATGGGCTTGCTGAG GAAGCTCCACTGTACCAGGAACTACATCCACATGAATCTGTTTGTGTCGTTCATCCTGAGAGCCATGGCCGTCATTTCTAAAGAAGTCATGTTATACGTCATGTATTCTAACCTGCCAAAGGACGACCCTGGTTGGAACTCCTACTCGAGCTCTGtg ATAGCGCTGATGTGCAAATTCTCCAAAGTGTGCATGGAGTACTTTGTGGCCTGTAACTACTTCTGGCTGTTGGTGGAGGCCATCTTCCTCCACACGCTGCTCTTCACGGCTGTGCTGACCAAGAGACGTCTGCTGAAGAAATACATGCTGCTAGGATGGG GAACACCTGTCTTATTTGTGACGCCATGGACAGTGGTCAAGATTTTAtatgaaaacacaga ATGCTGGTCGATTGTGAACAGATGGTTCTGGTGGATAATAAGGGGCCCGATTACCTTATCAGTGCTG GTCATTTTCTTCATATTCATCAAGattctgatgctgctgctgtccaagCTGAAAGCAGACCAGGTGAAATTTACCGACTACAGATACAG TTTGGCCAGAGCAACGCTGGTGCTGATCCCCCTGCTGGGAATCCATGAAGTAGTATTCACTGTGCTGATAGATGAATGCGTGGAGGGCAGCAGCCGCTACGCCAGGAACTTCATCAACCTCACCCTCAGCTCATTTCAG GGATTCCTGGTTGCTGTGCTCTACTGTTTCGCAAATGGAGAG GTCCAAGCTGAACTGAAGAAGCGCTGGCAGATCTTCCTGTTCACCAACCACTTCCAGGTCAGGAGCTGTTTTCGGGGCGTGCCCCTCAAGCACCTGTGGAAGTGCACCCGAGGACACCGTCCACAGTGCTCTCGGCAGAGTGACTCCTACGACGAGGGCGGCACCTCCACGATACACCCACACCTTCTGCAGGTGGCTGTGCGTGGAGGAGGCGGGGGACTTGGAGAGGTTAAAGGTCAGGGGGTGAAAGGGTGTGACACAGCAGGGCTTGACTTTCTCACCAGGAAGAGCCTGTCCAGTAGTGATGGAGAGATAACGCTTGGGGAAACCATGGAGGAGATTCTGGAGGAGAGCGAGTTCTGA